In Gordonia phthalatica, one genomic interval encodes:
- a CDS encoding heavy metal translocating P-type ATPase, which yields MDTTLIRATDVETGRRLGSGRRTRLRDLAEVRWAVPAVALFLIGLAAHAAGGPPWMWWTLYLACYAAGGWEPGLAGLRALRQKTLDVDLLMVVAAIGAAAIGQVTDGALLIVIFATSGALEAVATARTEDSVRGLLDLAPDTATRVDGESRRLVDAAALDVGDHILVRPGERIAADGTVIGGASEVDQATITGEPLPVGKREGDAVFAGTVNGTGALTVRVDRRARESIVARIAVLVAEASQTKASAQLFVEKVEQKYSIGMVICTLAVFGVPMVLGAELQASLLRAMTFMIVASPCAVVLATMPPLLAAIATAGRRGVLVKSAVVMENLAAVDTVAFDKTGTITTGRPVVSEIWSVDGDAASVLSMAVAVERGSEHPLGSAIIAEASRRTAQTPDATDFLAHPGVGVSGCVDGRTIAVLSPRGLALPEEVAGQVGRAEARGGTAVVVFVDAAAVGVITLSDTVREDAAASVAALESLGVATTMLTGDNRSSAERVAGTVGVGDVRSELLPQDKTSAVAELHAGGRAVAMVGDGINDAPALAASKVGIAMGGVGSDLALQAADVVIVRDDLTAVPSILAFARRAHRVVVANLVIAAAFIGVLVVWNLVGTLPLPLGVAGHEGSTVIVGLNGLRLLRRSAWPRR from the coding sequence ATGGATACGACGCTGATCCGTGCCACCGATGTCGAGACCGGGCGTCGGCTCGGCTCCGGTCGACGGACGCGACTGCGGGATCTCGCGGAGGTGCGGTGGGCGGTGCCGGCTGTCGCGCTGTTCCTGATCGGTCTCGCAGCGCACGCCGCGGGAGGTCCGCCGTGGATGTGGTGGACGCTGTATCTCGCCTGCTACGCGGCAGGCGGGTGGGAGCCGGGACTCGCGGGTCTGCGGGCCCTGCGTCAGAAGACCCTCGACGTGGACCTCCTGATGGTGGTCGCGGCGATCGGAGCCGCCGCGATCGGCCAGGTCACCGACGGTGCCCTCCTCATCGTCATCTTCGCCACGTCCGGCGCCCTCGAGGCCGTCGCGACAGCGAGGACCGAGGACTCGGTGCGCGGTCTGCTCGATCTGGCGCCCGACACCGCGACCCGGGTCGACGGCGAGAGTCGGCGCCTCGTCGACGCCGCCGCTCTCGACGTCGGTGACCACATCCTGGTCCGCCCCGGTGAACGGATCGCGGCAGACGGGACCGTGATCGGCGGAGCGAGTGAGGTCGATCAGGCGACGATCACCGGTGAGCCGTTGCCCGTCGGGAAGCGCGAGGGCGATGCCGTCTTCGCCGGGACGGTGAACGGCACGGGCGCGTTGACGGTGCGGGTCGACCGGCGCGCCCGCGAATCGATCGTCGCACGTATCGCGGTGCTGGTCGCGGAGGCGTCGCAGACCAAGGCGAGCGCGCAACTGTTCGTGGAGAAGGTGGAGCAGAAGTACTCGATCGGCATGGTGATCTGCACGCTCGCGGTCTTCGGTGTGCCGATGGTGTTGGGCGCGGAACTGCAGGCGTCGCTGCTGCGCGCGATGACGTTCATGATCGTCGCCTCGCCGTGCGCGGTCGTCCTCGCGACCATGCCGCCGCTGCTCGCCGCGATCGCCACCGCCGGCCGGCGCGGAGTCCTCGTCAAGTCCGCGGTGGTGATGGAGAACCTCGCGGCCGTCGACACGGTGGCGTTCGACAAGACCGGCACCATCACCACCGGCCGCCCCGTCGTCAGTGAGATCTGGAGCGTGGACGGCGACGCCGCGTCGGTCCTGTCCATGGCCGTCGCCGTCGAACGTGGCAGCGAGCATCCGCTGGGTTCGGCGATCATCGCCGAAGCGAGTCGACGCACGGCGCAGACGCCTGATGCGACCGACTTTCTGGCGCATCCCGGTGTCGGCGTCAGCGGATGCGTGGACGGTCGAACGATCGCCGTCCTGTCGCCGCGTGGACTCGCCCTGCCGGAGGAGGTCGCCGGCCAGGTCGGACGCGCTGAGGCCCGGGGCGGGACCGCAGTGGTCGTGTTCGTCGATGCTGCCGCGGTCGGCGTGATCACCCTGTCGGACACGGTCCGCGAGGATGCTGCGGCATCGGTCGCGGCGCTCGAATCGCTCGGCGTGGCGACGACGATGCTCACCGGCGACAATCGGTCCAGTGCCGAGCGGGTCGCCGGGACCGTCGGTGTCGGCGACGTGCGGTCGGAGCTGCTCCCGCAAGACAAGACGTCGGCGGTCGCCGAGCTCCACGCGGGCGGTCGCGCCGTCGCGATGGTCGGTGACGGAATCAACGACGCTCCCGCGCTGGCGGCGTCGAAGGTCGGCATCGCGATGGGTGGAGTCGGATCCGATCTCGCGCTGCAGGCCGCTGACGTGGTGATCGTGCGCGACGACCTGACTGCGGTTCCGTCGATCCTCGCCTTCGCTCGCCGGGCGCACCGCGTGGTGGTGGCGAATCTGGTCATCGCAGCCGCTTTCATCGGGGTGCTGGTGGTGTGGAATCTGGTCGGCACCCTCCCGCTTCCGCTCGGTGTCGCCGGGCACGAGGGGTCGACGGTGATCGTCGGCCTCAACGGGCTTCGGTTGCTCCGTCGGTCGGCCTGGCCGCGGAGGTAG
- a CDS encoding low molecular weight phosphatase family protein: MRPSVLFVCVKNGGKSAMAEGLLRQAAGGAIEVHSAGTRPGIAVNALSAEALAEVGVDITGHVPVGIDPALLARVDKVITLGREAVVDAPGVTVINWDTDEPSERGIDGIERMRLVRDDITARVRALAADLTPEATAQ, from the coding sequence ATGAGACCGTCCGTGCTGTTCGTCTGCGTCAAGAACGGCGGCAAGTCCGCGATGGCCGAAGGCCTCCTGCGCCAGGCCGCGGGCGGTGCGATCGAGGTGCACTCGGCCGGCACCCGCCCCGGCATCGCCGTCAACGCACTCTCCGCCGAAGCCCTCGCCGAAGTCGGCGTCGACATCACCGGACACGTCCCGGTCGGCATCGACCCGGCCCTGCTGGCCCGAGTCGACAAAGTGATCACCTTGGGTCGGGAAGCCGTCGTCGACGCCCCCGGCGTCACCGTCATCAACTGGGATACCGACGAGCCCTCCGAACGCGGCATCGACGGCATCGAACGCATGCGCTTGGTCCGCGACGACATCACCGCCCGCGTCCGGGCGCTCGCCGCCGACCTCACCCCGGAGGCCACGGCTCAATAG
- a CDS encoding tyrosine-type recombinase/integrase produces the protein MSGEHPLPGSAPLRLVSSGAELLRPEEQIWTEMLEGWKSALMARTLGASTIYGYLRVLQDFQAVSGDYPWRWMPQDVDEYVTTLNARNGGTAAKSTIRAYLMVVRGFCSFLCEPVYRWPDLCAQVFGEYPSQICFAYNLPVHVSDNEAEPERRAFSRNEVQTLFDYFDDEVERLYAKNNKAWLTTLRDSCIAKVAYGYGLRRQELLRLQIHDFGPNPHVPQYKAFGAVYVRYGKGSRGSAHKRRTVLTVPLMDWGPDVFEAWVGAEGCRQLMGHAADSPWLWPSERGDQLTLNSYATRFTGHRRRAGLPDGLSLHGFRRSYVTHLIEDGYDPLFVQQQVGHEHSSTTALYTQVSSDYRQKTLQRMIRERLASAAVPYGESNQA, from the coding sequence ATGAGTGGTGAACACCCACTGCCTGGTAGCGCCCCGTTACGACTCGTCTCGTCTGGCGCCGAGTTGCTTCGTCCCGAAGAGCAGATCTGGACAGAGATGCTCGAGGGTTGGAAATCGGCGCTGATGGCACGCACGTTGGGTGCATCCACGATCTATGGCTACCTGCGAGTCCTTCAGGATTTTCAGGCAGTCTCTGGCGACTACCCGTGGCGATGGATGCCGCAGGACGTCGACGAGTACGTCACCACGCTGAACGCACGCAATGGCGGGACGGCCGCCAAGTCAACCATTCGCGCCTATCTGATGGTGGTCAGGGGCTTCTGTAGCTTTCTCTGCGAGCCGGTCTACCGGTGGCCAGACCTGTGCGCCCAGGTCTTCGGCGAATACCCGTCGCAGATCTGCTTCGCCTACAATCTTCCGGTCCATGTCTCTGACAACGAGGCGGAGCCAGAACGGAGAGCGTTCTCCCGCAATGAAGTTCAGACCCTGTTCGACTACTTCGACGACGAAGTTGAGCGTCTCTACGCGAAGAACAACAAGGCCTGGCTGACCACGCTGCGCGATTCCTGCATCGCAAAGGTTGCTTACGGCTACGGCCTTCGTCGTCAAGAACTCCTACGACTGCAGATCCATGACTTCGGACCGAATCCACATGTGCCGCAATATAAGGCCTTTGGTGCTGTCTACGTCCGGTACGGCAAAGGGTCGCGTGGCTCCGCACACAAGCGACGTACTGTCTTGACGGTTCCCCTGATGGACTGGGGTCCGGATGTGTTTGAGGCGTGGGTGGGCGCAGAAGGATGCCGACAACTCATGGGACATGCGGCGGACTCGCCCTGGCTGTGGCCGTCAGAACGCGGTGACCAGTTGACCTTGAACTCGTACGCCACTCGATTCACAGGCCATCGTCGACGTGCCGGTTTGCCAGATGGTCTGTCGCTTCACGGGTTTCGCCGGTCGTACGTCACGCACTTGATCGAGGACGGCTACGATCCGCTGTTCGTGCAACAACAGGTGGGCCACGAGCATTCATCCACCACGGCGCTCTACACCCAGGTGAGTTCGGACTACCGACAGAAGACCCTGCAGCGCATGATCCGCGAGCGACTCGCATCCGCGGCT
- a CDS encoding alkaline phosphatase D family protein produces MTADPRPLVSRRTLLRGAAAGAVLIPTGGVLAACGSSTTTPAPSSTGLTRTRPGLTHGVAVGDVTTSSGLVWARSDSPATMIVETSATENFANPRKTRGPVLSPATDGTGRVQVAGLEPGQTVFYRVSLEGENGAVGEPLVGHFTTAPSTASDIRFVWSGDVVGQGWGINPDMGGMTIFGSMADLEPDFFIHSGDAIYADGPVKATQQQNDGKTYRSITSPAKDQVAQTLDQFRGNYAYNLTDEHYRRFNASVAQLIQWDDHEVINNWFPGEDLTSQKRDGYSEMNVDVLAGRARQAWAEWQPVQLGTQNRLYRKVSYGPNLDVFILDMRSYKNSNPDAWKTDDAAGILGEAQTRWLIDELKRSTATWKVIANDLPLSIVVPDAASDPKEGPKSMEAVAQGDNGVPLGREIAFSRILAQTKDVRNKVFLTADVHYTAAISYEPDRAPFKDFRPFWEFVSGPLHAGAFPESPLDTTFGAKYQFVHAPTEKNVSPAEGFQHFGEVTIAKDTSVLTVNLRDAAGASLYEKSLSPER; encoded by the coding sequence ATGACCGCAGACCCACGCCCGCTCGTGTCCCGTCGAACGCTTCTCCGCGGCGCCGCCGCCGGAGCCGTCCTGATCCCAACGGGCGGTGTGTTGGCGGCGTGCGGATCGTCGACCACGACGCCCGCTCCGAGCTCGACGGGATTGACCCGTACCCGTCCCGGGCTCACACACGGTGTGGCCGTCGGCGATGTCACGACCAGCAGCGGCCTGGTCTGGGCACGGTCCGACAGTCCGGCGACGATGATTGTCGAGACGTCGGCGACGGAGAACTTCGCCAATCCGAGGAAGACCCGCGGCCCCGTCCTCTCGCCGGCGACCGACGGCACTGGGCGCGTCCAGGTCGCAGGCCTCGAACCCGGTCAGACCGTGTTCTACCGGGTGAGCCTGGAAGGCGAGAACGGCGCCGTCGGCGAACCGCTCGTCGGCCATTTCACCACTGCACCCAGCACCGCGTCCGACATCCGCTTCGTGTGGTCGGGCGACGTGGTGGGCCAGGGCTGGGGAATCAATCCCGACATGGGCGGGATGACGATCTTCGGCTCGATGGCCGACCTGGAGCCCGACTTCTTCATCCACTCGGGCGACGCGATCTACGCCGACGGCCCGGTGAAGGCCACGCAGCAGCAGAACGACGGCAAGACGTACCGGAGCATCACCAGCCCGGCCAAGGATCAGGTGGCTCAGACGCTCGACCAATTCCGCGGGAACTACGCCTACAACCTCACCGACGAGCACTACCGTCGGTTCAACGCGTCGGTGGCGCAACTGATCCAGTGGGACGACCACGAGGTGATCAACAACTGGTTCCCCGGCGAGGATTTGACCAGCCAGAAGCGGGACGGATACTCGGAGATGAACGTCGACGTGCTCGCCGGCCGAGCCCGCCAGGCATGGGCGGAGTGGCAGCCCGTCCAACTCGGCACGCAGAACCGTCTGTACCGGAAGGTGTCGTACGGGCCGAACCTGGACGTGTTCATCCTCGACATGCGGAGCTACAAGAATTCGAATCCGGACGCCTGGAAGACCGACGATGCCGCGGGGATCCTCGGCGAGGCGCAGACCCGCTGGCTGATCGACGAACTCAAGCGCTCCACCGCGACGTGGAAGGTGATCGCCAACGACTTGCCCCTGAGCATCGTCGTGCCCGATGCCGCCTCCGACCCGAAGGAGGGCCCCAAGTCCATGGAAGCCGTCGCACAAGGCGACAACGGTGTGCCACTCGGCCGCGAGATCGCGTTCTCCCGCATCCTGGCGCAGACCAAGGACGTCCGGAACAAGGTCTTCCTGACCGCCGATGTGCACTACACCGCAGCGATCTCATACGAGCCGGACCGCGCGCCGTTCAAGGACTTCCGACCGTTCTGGGAGTTCGTCTCCGGGCCGCTCCACGCCGGAGCATTCCCCGAGAGCCCGCTGGACACCACCTTCGGGGCGAAGTACCAGTTCGTGCACGCTCCCACCGAGAAGAACGTCTCCCCCGCCGAAGGCTTCCAACACTTCGGCGAGGTCACGATCGCGAAGGACACCTCGGTTCTGACCGTGAACCTGCGCGACGCCGCCGGCGCGTCACTCTACGAGAAGTCGTTGTCCCCGGAGCGCTGA
- a CDS encoding ArsR/SmtB family transcription factor — protein MGHRMTDAVSDAPLDAATAERVATTLQALATPSRLRILSRLRTTPMAVGELADAIEMEPSAVSHQLRLLRNLGLVVGERDGRSIVYRLYDVHVAQLLDEAVFHSEHLRLGLTDD, from the coding sequence ATGGGACACCGGATGACCGACGCCGTCAGCGACGCTCCGCTCGACGCGGCGACCGCCGAGCGCGTCGCGACCACGCTGCAGGCCCTCGCCACCCCGAGTCGCCTGCGGATCCTGTCCCGACTTCGGACGACGCCGATGGCCGTGGGCGAGCTCGCCGACGCCATCGAGATGGAGCCCTCGGCCGTCTCCCACCAACTGAGACTGCTCCGCAACCTGGGCCTCGTGGTCGGCGAGCGAGACGGGCGGAGCATCGTCTACCGCCTGTACGACGTGCACGTCGCGCAACTGCTCGACGAAGCCGTGTTCCACAGTGAGCACCTGCGACTCGGCCTCACGGACGACTGA
- a CDS encoding CsbD family protein, with protein MGIQDKFENKAEELKGRAKESAGSAIGDDDLKNEGKADQASSGVKKGIEKVKDKANEVAEKLTGD; from the coding sequence ATGGGAATTCAGGACAAGTTCGAGAACAAGGCCGAAGAACTGAAAGGACGCGCGAAGGAATCGGCCGGATCGGCGATCGGCGACGATGATCTGAAGAACGAGGGTAAGGCCGATCAGGCCTCGTCGGGCGTCAAGAAGGGGATCGAGAAGGTGAAGGACAAGGCCAACGAGGTGGCCGAGAAGCTCACGGGCGACTAG
- a CDS encoding dodecin has protein sequence MGNNTYRVIDVVGSSPEGSDAAIRNAIARVSETTRNVEWFEVVDTRGHVVDGAVAHFQVTLRVGFRIDANE, from the coding sequence ATGGGCAACAACACGTATCGAGTCATCGACGTCGTCGGATCGTCTCCCGAGGGCAGCGACGCCGCCATCCGCAATGCGATCGCACGAGTCAGCGAGACCACGCGCAATGTCGAGTGGTTCGAGGTGGTCGACACTCGCGGTCACGTGGTCGACGGCGCTGTCGCGCACTTCCAGGTGACGTTGCGCGTCGGTTTCCGCATCGACGCGAACGAGTAG
- a CDS encoding ArsR/SmtB family transcription factor, with translation MSKSLGIEVSPVRCSPLVREPLTPEQSVQAAAVFKALADPVRLQLFSLIASHDGGQACVCDISPAVDVSQPTVSHHLKVLRTAGLLESERRGSWVHYRVVPAALDVVAGIVAPLTGKALA, from the coding sequence ATGTCGAAATCATTGGGAATCGAGGTCTCACCGGTCCGGTGTTCGCCGCTGGTGCGTGAGCCGTTGACCCCCGAGCAGTCGGTGCAGGCGGCCGCGGTGTTCAAGGCGCTCGCCGATCCGGTGCGGCTACAGTTGTTCAGCTTGATCGCCAGCCACGACGGCGGTCAGGCGTGCGTGTGCGACATCTCGCCGGCGGTCGATGTCTCACAGCCGACGGTCTCCCACCACTTGAAGGTCCTGCGGACCGCTGGGCTGCTGGAGTCCGAACGCCGCGGATCGTGGGTGCACTATCGGGTCGTACCGGCCGCCCTCGACGTCGTCGCCGGCATCGTGGCACCGTTGACCGGGAAGGCCCTGGCATGA
- a CDS encoding SRPBCC family protein, with translation MTTSAASRDFSEEIRIDADRDRVWAVLSDPATMPEASPELFAVTRRHGPFKVGERFVGWNRRGAVVWPTVNRVLSVDPGRELSWLTKTSGAVWTYTLTEDDGATILRETRQMPSGAPRFATMFGDALLGGMANHADELETHVSATLAWIKARTES, from the coding sequence ATGACCACTTCCGCTGCCAGCCGCGACTTCTCCGAAGAGATCCGGATCGACGCCGATCGCGACCGCGTGTGGGCGGTGCTGAGCGACCCCGCGACGATGCCGGAGGCCAGTCCGGAGCTGTTCGCAGTGACGCGGCGGCACGGTCCGTTCAAGGTCGGCGAACGCTTCGTCGGGTGGAATCGTCGCGGGGCTGTCGTGTGGCCGACCGTCAACAGAGTGCTCAGCGTGGATCCCGGTCGCGAACTCTCCTGGCTGACCAAGACGAGCGGCGCTGTGTGGACGTACACGCTCACGGAGGACGACGGTGCCACCATTCTTCGCGAGACGCGCCAGATGCCGAGCGGTGCACCGCGGTTCGCGACGATGTTCGGCGACGCTCTGCTCGGCGGTATGGCGAATCACGCCGATGAGCTCGAGACGCACGTGTCGGCGACTCTGGCGTGGATCAAGGCGCGCACCGAATCCTGA
- the arsB gene encoding ACR3 family arsenite efflux transporter, with translation MSVQTPSRSVAGKLSTLDRFLPVWIGLAMVAGLLLGRLIPSLNTVIDKIQVDGISLPIALGLLIMMYPVLAKVRYDRLDTVTGDRRLLVGSLVLNWVVGPALMFALAWLLLPDLPEYRTGLIIVGLARCIAMVIIWNDLACGDREAAAVLVAINSVFQVLMFAVLGWFYLSVLPGWLGLEQTTIDTSPWQIAKSVLIFLGIPLLAGYLSRRIGERRRGRAWYEQTLLPRIGPWALYGLLFTIVLLFSLQGDQITSRPADVARIALPLLAYFAIMWGGGYLLGASLGLGYERTTTLAFTAAGNNFELAIAVAIGTYGATSGQALAGVVGPLIEVPVLVALVYVSLALRNRFTPNTSQPTERGLP, from the coding sequence ATGAGCGTCCAGACGCCGAGCCGCAGCGTCGCCGGGAAGTTGTCGACGCTGGACCGGTTCCTTCCGGTGTGGATCGGGTTGGCGATGGTCGCCGGGCTGCTGCTCGGTCGCCTCATCCCGAGCCTGAACACCGTCATCGACAAGATTCAGGTCGACGGGATCTCCCTGCCCATCGCACTCGGTCTCCTGATCATGATGTACCCGGTGCTGGCGAAAGTCCGCTACGACCGTCTCGACACCGTCACCGGCGACCGCCGGCTGCTGGTCGGGTCGCTGGTCTTGAACTGGGTTGTCGGCCCAGCGCTGATGTTCGCCCTGGCGTGGCTGCTGCTGCCGGACCTGCCCGAGTACCGCACCGGACTCATCATCGTCGGCCTGGCCCGCTGCATCGCGATGGTCATCATCTGGAACGACCTCGCGTGCGGAGACCGGGAAGCCGCCGCCGTACTCGTGGCGATCAACTCGGTGTTCCAAGTCCTGATGTTCGCCGTGCTGGGCTGGTTCTACCTGTCGGTGCTTCCCGGCTGGCTCGGGTTGGAGCAGACCACGATCGACACCTCCCCCTGGCAGATCGCCAAGTCCGTGCTGATCTTCCTCGGCATCCCGCTGTTGGCCGGATACCTCAGTCGCCGGATCGGGGAACGTCGCCGCGGCCGAGCCTGGTACGAGCAGACCTTGCTGCCTCGCATCGGACCGTGGGCCCTGTACGGACTGTTGTTCACGATCGTGCTGCTCTTCAGCCTGCAAGGCGACCAGATCACCTCTCGCCCCGCCGACGTCGCCCGCATCGCACTGCCGCTACTGGCCTACTTCGCCATCATGTGGGGCGGCGGGTACCTCCTCGGCGCCTCCCTCGGGCTGGGCTACGAACGCACCACCACCCTCGCGTTCACCGCAGCAGGAAACAACTTCGAACTCGCGATCGCCGTCGCGATCGGCACCTACGGCGCTACGTCCGGCCAGGCCCTGGCCGGTGTCGTCGGACCGCTCATCGAGGTCCCCGTCCTGGTCGCTCTGGTCTACGTCTCCCTCGCCCTTCGCAACCGGTTCACCCCCAACACTTCTCAGCCCACCGAAAGGGGCCTGCCATGA
- a CDS encoding DUF6131 family protein, whose amino-acid sequence MIVIGAILLIIGLVLKIPILWTIGIIALAIGVVLLVAGALGHAVAGRRHWY is encoded by the coding sequence ATGATCGTGATAGGTGCGATTCTGCTCATCATCGGACTCGTCCTCAAGATTCCGATTCTGTGGACGATCGGCATCATCGCATTGGCGATCGGTGTGGTGCTGCTGGTGGCGGGAGCCCTCGGGCATGCCGTCGCCGGACGACGGCACTGGTACTGA
- a CDS encoding LuxR C-terminal-related transcriptional regulator codes for MTPLVLALIDDYEVVVEGLASMMRSYQDRIRIVELDANATVATPVDIALYDSFANPQGDSPQVRELAANPNVAKTVVYTWKFDQRSITRALANGADGYVAKSLAAAELVTALESIHRGEQRVHPTGRASRKVVAGDWPGREEGLTHREAEMLALITQGLSNEMIAERTALSINSVKTHIRSCYRRIGVTTRTQAVLWGVDHGFLPDRSRRSGDDV; via the coding sequence GTGACCCCACTCGTTCTCGCGCTCATCGACGATTACGAAGTCGTCGTCGAAGGCTTGGCATCCATGATGCGCAGCTACCAGGACCGCATTCGGATCGTGGAGTTGGATGCGAATGCGACAGTCGCCACCCCCGTCGACATCGCGCTCTACGACTCATTTGCGAATCCCCAGGGCGACAGCCCCCAGGTCCGCGAACTCGCGGCGAATCCGAATGTCGCCAAAACAGTCGTCTACACGTGGAAGTTCGACCAGCGGAGCATCACGCGCGCCCTCGCGAACGGGGCCGACGGCTACGTCGCGAAAAGTCTGGCGGCCGCGGAGTTGGTGACCGCCCTCGAGTCGATCCACCGTGGGGAACAACGCGTTCATCCCACCGGCCGAGCGTCACGGAAGGTGGTCGCCGGCGACTGGCCCGGGCGCGAGGAAGGTCTGACTCACCGGGAAGCCGAGATGCTCGCCCTCATCACGCAAGGACTGAGCAACGAGATGATCGCTGAGCGCACCGCGCTGTCGATCAATTCGGTGAAGACCCACATTCGCAGTTGCTACCGCCGGATCGGCGTCACGACCCGGACTCAGGCCGTCCTGTGGGGAGTCGACCACGGCTTCCTCCCCGACCGATCACGACGATCCGGCGACGACGTCTGA
- a CDS encoding ArsI/CadI family heavy metal resistance metalloenzyme has protein sequence MSRVQLALNVDDLEASIAFYSRLFNTTPAKVKPGYANFAIDEPALKLVLLENRGEGGTVNHLGVEVDSSEAVHGEIARLAGEGLFTEEQINTTCCFATQDKVWVGAPDGERWEVYTVLADSDTFGEAPTLAAEGSDLGLTQASQGSSTCCTPASASC, from the coding sequence ATGTCCCGCGTACAACTCGCTCTCAACGTCGACGATCTGGAAGCGTCGATCGCGTTCTACAGCAGGCTGTTCAACACCACCCCCGCGAAGGTCAAGCCCGGCTATGCGAACTTCGCGATCGATGAACCCGCGCTGAAGCTGGTTCTGCTGGAGAATCGCGGAGAGGGTGGCACCGTCAACCACCTCGGCGTCGAAGTCGACTCCAGTGAGGCCGTGCACGGCGAGATCGCCCGCCTGGCCGGCGAAGGATTGTTCACCGAGGAGCAGATCAACACCACGTGCTGTTTCGCCACGCAGGACAAGGTGTGGGTCGGCGCTCCCGACGGTGAACGCTGGGAGGTTTACACCGTCCTGGCCGACTCGGACACCTTCGGTGAGGCACCCACTCTCGCCGCGGAGGGCTCCGACCTGGGCCTGACACAGGCTTCGCAGGGGTCCTCGACGTGCTGCACGCCGGCCTCCGCGAGCTGCTGA
- a CDS encoding Atu2307/SP_0267 family LLM class monooxygenase → MSDIEFGLDTFGGLTRDANGDHLPHPQVIRDLVEDAVVADQTGLDFFGVGEHHRPDFAVSSPEMVLSAIAGRTDRIRLGSTVTVLSSDDPVRVFERFATLDAVSNGRAEIVAGRGSFTESFPLFGYDLADYDVLFEEKLALLAQLLKEEPVTWQGSTRAGLTAQRVFPTTADGLRAWVGVGGSPESVVRTARYGFGLFLAIIGGPADRFSAYIDLFQRAQDEFHVPHQPVAVHSPGLVADTDAHARELVYEGWFAMRTKMGRERGWPPPSAGDFEREIESGALYVGSPETVAAKIAGTVRALDVDRFDLKYDQPVQHADHLRSIELYGSTVVPMVKDMLS, encoded by the coding sequence ATGAGCGACATCGAATTCGGTCTGGACACGTTCGGTGGCCTGACGCGCGACGCGAACGGCGACCACCTTCCGCACCCGCAGGTGATCCGCGACCTCGTCGAGGATGCGGTCGTCGCCGACCAGACGGGACTGGACTTCTTCGGCGTCGGTGAGCATCACCGTCCCGACTTCGCCGTGTCCAGCCCGGAGATGGTCCTGTCGGCGATCGCCGGTCGGACCGATCGGATCCGCCTCGGTTCCACGGTCACCGTCCTCAGCTCCGACGACCCGGTGCGCGTCTTCGAACGGTTCGCGACCCTGGACGCGGTCTCGAACGGCCGCGCCGAGATCGTCGCCGGTCGCGGCTCGTTCACCGAGTCGTTCCCGCTGTTCGGGTACGACCTCGCCGACTACGACGTGCTGTTCGAGGAGAAGCTGGCGCTGCTGGCGCAACTCCTCAAGGAGGAACCGGTCACGTGGCAGGGGAGCACCCGGGCGGGACTGACGGCGCAGCGAGTGTTCCCGACGACGGCCGACGGACTTCGCGCATGGGTGGGCGTGGGCGGCAGCCCCGAGTCGGTGGTCCGGACGGCCCGCTACGGGTTCGGACTGTTCCTGGCGATCATCGGCGGTCCCGCCGACCGGTTCTCGGCGTACATCGACCTGTTCCAGCGGGCGCAGGACGAGTTCCACGTCCCGCATCAGCCGGTGGCCGTGCACTCGCCGGGACTCGTCGCCGACACCGACGCGCACGCGCGAGAACTGGTCTACGAGGGCTGGTTCGCGATGCGCACCAAGATGGGCCGCGAGCGCGGGTGGCCGCCGCCGTCGGCAGGCGACTTCGAGCGCGAGATCGAGTCCGGTGCGCTGTACGTCGGTTCGCCGGAGACCGTCGCGGCCAAGATCGCGGGTACCGTCCGTGCGCTCGACGTCGACCGGTTCGACCTCAAGTACGACCAGCCCGTGCAGCACGCCGACCACCTGCGCTCGATCGAGTTGTACGGGAGCACGGTGGTGCCGATGGTCAAGGACATGCTGTCCTGA